In the genome of Arachis stenosperma cultivar V10309 chromosome 6, arast.V10309.gnm1.PFL2, whole genome shotgun sequence, the window tagaattaaaagaatattctattaaataaaacgaatatatttaatacttgactgaatattttttatagtttaatagaatattccgttaatttcaatatttttatcataataggtattttgttataaaatctgatataatatgaaaatttaattaaaaatttataaaaagctaattaaaattttaataaaattatagaaacgGAAAGAATAAttgaacttttaaaaaatttgataaaattaaaaagtaagagtttaataattattgaatttataaCTTGTATTATTTATAAAAGTTCACTTCTTGATTCAAAATGGACTAAAATATTACATTTTCACTTTATTAGTTTTCTTATTTTGAAATAGCTTGAACCCATGATTTTACTAGGAATTaacatttttttcaattaataattaactaACAAAGTAATAAATAGAcaataaaagagagaaaaagtaaatttaaaaaaataaatattaaataggTAGTagttaaaaagataattttctATAAGTCTGATCCATTTAACTAGTGATACTCTTGTGTTAGACAATATTTATACACAAACTCTTTtgttaaaaaaaggaaaaaataatgggaaaaatatatatctttttatgCGAGTAGATTAGCCTATACCACAATAATCCTTCAGTCACAGTGGCCACCCACAAACCCCAACAAGGCATAcacaaaattttctttttctgtgtggatattatttatttagattagaaaccaaaaaagggtattttcTACTTTGCAAGAACACTTGTGGGCCCACCAGTAGTATGCCTGGTTGAGAAGgcaagtaaataaaaaatttaaaatataaaatataataattacttTTTGATATATCTTGAAATATACATcttatttgtttaaaaaaaaacatcatATTGAGTGTACCAAAATAATGATCCAAAGAACACAACTCAAAAAATATACGACACTTTAAGATTCGTAGCAGCTACTTTGATCAATGAACTTAGGTGCTATTGGTATGGTATGGTTGTGCTGGATTGCATTACCGACACACTAAGCTTTAAAaaattgagagagagagagagagagagagagagagagagagagaaggtaGGGTGTTTGTGTTGTGGTACTTTTGGGATAagataaaaccaaagaaaaaaCAAAGGCAAATCCTTTATGTGTGAgcacaaaagaaaaaagaaaagcagCATAGTGTGTATGGATAgatagaagaaggaggagaagataTTATTACTAACATTTCAAGAAGGGCACAGGGAAATGGTGAAGGTTTAGGGTGGTTGAGTTGTGTCTTCACAAGGTTACTGCTGCTACTATTATTGTCTTGGTGTTTCACCCTTAATGTAAGGAAAATCTGCCACcatcaccaaagctggagtCTTCCCTTCACAGTTTGTGAGTTTCTTGATTTCTTCTCTCTctacttttctgtttttcttttatgGGGAGTCTGGAGAGTATTGACCATTCCTATAATGAGTTTTGATGGGAATTAAGAACATAGCTCAAAGTTTCTATCTTTATTACAGGGTTGTGATGGGTATCTTTGGtgtagtttagtttagtttctGGGGTTGTTAAGTGGAAGTAAAAGAAGGTAGCTTTGTGAGATCTGGGGCTGGTTCCTTCCCAGCTAGGCAAATTTGAGAGCTATATCCTTTTTTGTTGTTAACTGTTGTGGAGAGCTTGTATTGTGTTGCCACTTGCCAGGGAGATAGGAAAATTCGTTGAATTAGATTGGATTTGTTGTAGTTGTAGTTGTAGTTTGAGACAAGATTCCAGAGATCTAGGGGTATCTATGCTCTTATGTTGCTAATGCTAGATTTCCAATCAATGGGGTTTGCTTAGATCTAACCAAACATGAAGTTCCCATGGCATGATTGAGACTATGTGAAGTTTGAAGTATGGTGATTGAAAATGGCAGAATGAGTGGTTGCTAATAGCTATGATATGATTTATTTGATATTGTGAAATTGAGGGTTAGGGTTCATGAATGGAGAAGAAGATGTTGAGAATTTCATCACTTTGCCGATATTATAAACCGGATGCTGAACATAACTATTTTTAACATATCACAAACTCAGcccaatatatattattatcctTTAGTCACATTTGTTCAAAGTTCTAAtaatttgttgtttttgttgAGGTTGTTGATTTGTACCAAGAATTGGAAAAAATGCATGTTAATAGGATTATATTACCCTTTAATGGTTATTTTGTTTCGTTGCAGATTCGATATGGAGACTCTGGCGCTGGAAACCGAGGATGTAAGCTCAGATATCTACCTTTGGTTGGGACTTAAAGGAGTGGATAAAGGAGTAGGATTTCCGAGGGTTTTATCACTTCTTTCTTCACTTCTTGAGAGATCGGTTCAGAGGAATGAAACACTAATTGAGGCAAAGCATGTGAAAGATGTTGTTACTGTTTTTCATGGTTTAAGAGCACCTACTTTGAGTGTTCAAAAATATATCGATCGGATTTTCAAGTACGCAGGATGTAGCCCGTCTTGCTTTGTTGTTGCACACATATATGTTGATAGATTTCTTCAGCACACAGAGGTCAAATTGACTTCACTAAACGTGCACCGGCTTTTGATAACAAGCATTATGGTTGCAGCAAAGTTTATGGATGATGCGtaagtgagtttgaaattgCAGGAATGCTAATAGTAATTTTGAAACATTGTCTAAAAATTTATTCCCTCTGATTCTTTTTAGCTGTCACTGTTGCTTTTTGGTACATCATTGATCAATTGACATTGGTCCAAGTAACATAAATAACATATAAATGGAAATGGAGAGAATATTATTGACTGTTGATAACTCAATTTAACTCATCTAGTAGGTTGAAAATGACACCAAGTAGTGTTTTAATTAAGCTCTCTGCTGTTTCTGCAGATTCTTCAACAATGCATACTATGCAAGAGTTGGAGGAGTAAGCACATCTGAATTGAACAGGTTGGAGATGAGCTTTCTGTTTGGGATAGATTTTAGGCTTCAGGTTAGTATAGGAACTTTTGGAAAATATTGTTGGCAATTGGAGAAAGAAGCAATCCAAATTGAAAGGCCTATGCAGGCTTGTAGAATCAAAGAAAACTGGTCAAAGTCAAACAAAGATGATGCTACTTGTGCTTCCACAATTGCAAGatgaaaaaagatataaaaaaaggGTATCAGATCAGtgtattataaattataatgaaTTAATCATTGTACTTCCACAATTAGCTGTGGCAAAATGAAATTTGAAGTATTTTCCCAAAGCTAAAGAAATGATTGGTATATAATGTGTCATTAGTAATTCATCCAATTCTTTAATAGACACTGTTGTGGTTGGTAATGCATCATTTTCTGTGtcttccttttttattttatttttttaattggtgTTGCATTTGATTGTAATTGAAAGGTTGTATTTGATGGAGATTGTGATTAAAGTTTATTATCCCTTACCATTTGGTAAGAGTTTCCACTAGTGCTTATGGTGGTTGTGACCTGCATGAAAGCAACATCTCATCTATTTGATTAGGATTGTAATATTTGATGCTAAATTCCTTGGGAGATATTCTTATATTGTGTGGTGTATGGTTCTTGGTTCCTCTAGGAGCATCTCCACCTCAACTTGGGTGGCCATTCAATGGTCAAATGTCTCACTCTTTCACTAGCAATTTTTATAGCACACTATTCAactagttttttttattattacaatTTTATTGACAAAATTTCCTATGGCACTAGGTGATCAAATTTTTTAGAAGAGACGAATAAATAACAGCATTTATTCCTTCAAAATAGAAAGGAATGTCAAAGGCTCAAAGGGGTTCGGACAATTATAGGTTTTATGTTTCGTTAGAACCATATTAAATATACACTAAAATAAATCATTAGTGTAAAATAcatatcaaaatatatatttaaaataaattaaattatatatatttatatataaatatatcatTTTTGGTTTTCTTATTGTCTTTATTCAAACAAAATCACCacaacataaaattttaaacatggtgaggtaaaaaaattaattaaataaattataacaatacatattttagtttaatatatgttaattttttt includes:
- the LOC130936294 gene encoding cyclin-P3-1; this translates as METLALETEDVSSDIYLWLGLKGVDKGVGFPRVLSLLSSLLERSVQRNETLIEAKHVKDVVTVFHGLRAPTLSVQKYIDRIFKYAGCSPSCFVVAHIYVDRFLQHTEVKLTSLNVHRLLITSIMVAAKFMDDAFFNNAYYARVGGVSTSELNRLEMSFLFGIDFRLQVSIGTFGKYCWQLEKEAIQIERPMQACRIKENWSKSNKDDATCASTIAR